One genomic segment of Methylocystis sp. SC2 includes these proteins:
- a CDS encoding DUF2269 domain-containing protein has product MIYLLLKYIHIIGAAVLLGTGAGIAFFMLMAHFSRSAPVIAGVARIVVIADFVFTASAVVVQPITGVALAWLAGYSLIEGWIALSIALYLLTGAFWLPVVWMQMRMRDIAQAAVAANQPLPQVYHRFFWWWFAFGFPAFGAVMTIIWLMIAKPQIF; this is encoded by the coding sequence ATGATTTATCTCCTCCTAAAATATATTCACATCATCGGCGCCGCGGTTTTGCTTGGCACCGGCGCCGGAATCGCATTTTTCATGCTGATGGCGCATTTCTCCCGCTCCGCGCCCGTCATCGCCGGGGTCGCGCGTATCGTTGTAATCGCGGACTTCGTCTTTACCGCTTCCGCCGTGGTGGTTCAGCCCATCACCGGCGTCGCGCTCGCCTGGCTGGCCGGCTATTCGCTCATCGAAGGCTGGATCGCGCTCTCGATCGCGCTGTATCTCTTGACCGGCGCCTTCTGGCTGCCTGTCGTGTGGATGCAGATGCGCATGCGCGATATCGCGCAAGCCGCGGTAGCGGCGAACCAGCCGCTGCCGCAGGTCTACCATCGATTTTTCTGGTGGTGGTTCGCTTTCGGCTTTCCGGCGTTCGGCGCCGTTATGACGATCATATGGCTGATGATCGCCAAGCCGCAGATATTCTGA
- the hisD gene encoding histidinol dehydrogenase encodes MTLRLDAAAPDFEQRFASLLAMKREASQDVDDTVRGIIEDVVARGDAALVDFSKRFDRIDLEATGIAVSHEEVAAAEAKCSAEQLAALDLALERITAFHERQKPQDLRFRDAAGVELGWRWTPLDSVGLYVPGGTAAYPSSVLMNVVPAKVAGVKRIVMVVPTPGGHVEPLVLAAAKRSGIDEIYRVGGAQAVAALAYGTKTIAPVVKIVGPGNAWVAAAKRRVFGQVGIDMIAGPSEVLILADATANPDWIAADLLAQAEHDESAQSILITDDASLADSVVAAVERHLSTLSRKEIASASWRDYGATIVVKTLADALPLADRIAAEHLEIISEDAEDLAARVSNAGAIFIGAYTPEAVGDYVGGSNHVLPTARSARFSSGLSVLDFVKRTSILKCDADSLRAIGAAAVTLGDAEGLQAHARSVSIRLNQLEA; translated from the coding sequence ATGACCTTGCGTTTGGACGCCGCGGCGCCCGATTTCGAACAGCGTTTCGCGTCGCTGCTGGCCATGAAGCGCGAGGCGTCGCAGGATGTCGACGATACGGTCCGCGGCATCATCGAGGACGTGGTCGCCCGCGGCGACGCGGCGCTTGTCGACTTTTCCAAGCGCTTCGACCGCATCGACCTTGAGGCGACCGGCATCGCGGTCTCCCACGAGGAGGTCGCGGCGGCGGAAGCCAAATGTTCCGCGGAGCAGCTCGCGGCCCTCGATCTGGCGCTTGAGCGAATCACCGCCTTCCATGAGCGGCAGAAGCCGCAGGATCTGCGCTTTCGGGACGCCGCCGGCGTCGAGCTTGGCTGGCGTTGGACCCCGCTCGACTCGGTGGGGCTCTACGTGCCCGGCGGCACCGCCGCCTATCCGTCTTCCGTGCTGATGAATGTCGTGCCCGCGAAGGTCGCGGGCGTGAAGCGCATCGTCATGGTGGTCCCGACGCCCGGCGGCCATGTGGAGCCGCTCGTGCTCGCCGCCGCCAAGCGTTCAGGCATCGACGAGATCTACCGCGTCGGCGGCGCGCAAGCCGTGGCGGCGCTGGCCTATGGCACGAAGACGATTGCGCCCGTCGTCAAGATTGTCGGGCCGGGCAACGCCTGGGTGGCGGCGGCGAAGCGCCGCGTCTTCGGTCAGGTCGGCATCGACATGATCGCCGGCCCCTCTGAAGTGCTGATCCTCGCCGACGCGACCGCCAATCCCGACTGGATCGCCGCCGATCTGCTTGCGCAGGCCGAGCATGACGAATCCGCGCAGTCGATTCTCATCACCGACGACGCCTCGCTCGCCGACTCGGTTGTCGCCGCCGTCGAGAGGCATCTCTCGACGCTTTCGCGCAAGGAGATCGCTAGCGCCTCCTGGCGCGACTATGGCGCGACGATCGTCGTGAAGACGCTCGCCGACGCGCTTCCGCTCGCCGACCGCATCGCCGCGGAACATCTCGAGATCATCAGCGAAGACGCCGAGGACCTCGCCGCGCGCGTTTCCAACGCCGGCGCCATCTTCATCGGCGCCTATACGCCGGAAGCCGTCGGCGACTATGTCGGCGGCTCGAATCATGTGCTGCCGACGGCGCGCTCGGCGCGCTTTTCGTCGGGTCTGAGCGTGCTCGACTTCGTCAAGCGCACGTCGATCCTGAAATGCGATGCGGATTCGCTGCGCGCCATCGGCGCCGCCGCAGTGACGCTCGGCGACGCCGAAGGCTTGCAGGCCCACGCGCGTTCGGTGTCGATCCGCCTCAATCAGCTCGAGGCGTGA
- a CDS encoding FAD-dependent oxidoreductase — MNVASERSRSYWTDQPVIEGAGPLLNDERADVVVIGSGIAGMSVAYELAAAGRKVIVLDRGPIGKGMTARTTAHLASASDDGFDELIRLRGEEIASAWRESQQAAIDRIESLQQTLNFDCDFRRVDGYLFAAREEDAAFLEREFIATKKAGLPVIKQMGAPFVGHECTLALRYSDQARVHPLKYLQGLARAIAKAGGHFYANTTVVDVVEDDGGVRVATSDGRAVRADYAVVATNAPISDRFAIHTKQAPYRTYAMAFESPSGALPDALYWDTLDPYHYVRLQPGDDGLDILIVGGEDHRSGEANDADRRFAALEDWMRRLLPPLGKELRRWSGQVLEPVDGVAFIGRDPGSDRIFVATGDSGQGMTHGALAGLIIKDLILTGANRWAETYEPARKPISAIGEYLSENLAAPKNFAEYVTPGEIDSWDQLKPGEGAIVRSGLSKVAAFRNEDGKLFLRSAVCSHLGCLVHWNAFERCWDCPCHGSQFAPDGEALNGPAFAPLHEYKP; from the coding sequence ATGAATGTCGCTTCCGAAAGAAGTCGGTCCTATTGGACGGATCAGCCGGTCATCGAGGGGGCCGGCCCTCTCCTCAATGACGAACGCGCCGACGTTGTCGTTATCGGCTCCGGCATCGCGGGCATGTCAGTCGCATATGAACTCGCGGCCGCCGGCAGAAAGGTTATTGTTCTCGATCGCGGGCCGATCGGCAAGGGAATGACGGCGCGCACCACTGCGCATCTCGCTTCGGCAAGCGACGACGGATTCGACGAACTTATCCGACTGCGCGGCGAAGAAATCGCAAGCGCCTGGCGCGAAAGCCAGCAGGCCGCCATTGATCGCATCGAGAGCCTGCAACAGACGCTCAACTTCGACTGCGACTTTCGGCGGGTCGACGGCTATCTCTTTGCGGCGAGGGAAGAAGACGCGGCATTTCTGGAGCGCGAATTCATCGCGACAAAAAAGGCGGGGCTGCCTGTCATCAAGCAGATGGGCGCGCCTTTTGTCGGTCATGAATGCACGCTGGCGCTCCGCTATTCCGACCAGGCGCGCGTGCATCCGCTCAAATATTTGCAGGGTCTTGCGCGGGCGATCGCCAAGGCCGGCGGCCATTTTTACGCGAACACGACGGTGGTTGACGTCGTGGAAGACGACGGCGGGGTTCGTGTGGCGACCTCTGACGGCCGGGCTGTGCGCGCCGATTACGCCGTCGTCGCCACGAACGCGCCGATCAGCGATCGCTTCGCCATTCACACGAAGCAGGCGCCTTACCGCACTTACGCCATGGCGTTCGAATCGCCTTCGGGCGCGCTTCCCGACGCTCTCTATTGGGACACGCTCGATCCTTATCATTATGTGCGACTGCAGCCCGGCGACGACGGCCTCGACATCTTGATCGTGGGGGGCGAGGATCATCGCTCGGGCGAGGCGAATGACGCAGATCGCCGCTTTGCGGCGCTTGAAGATTGGATGCGTCGACTGTTGCCGCCGCTGGGCAAGGAGTTGCGCCGCTGGTCCGGCCAGGTGCTCGAACCTGTCGACGGCGTCGCTTTCATTGGCCGCGATCCGGGAAGCGACCGTATTTTCGTCGCGACGGGCGACTCAGGGCAAGGGATGACCCATGGCGCGCTCGCCGGATTGATCATCAAGGACCTGATCCTGACGGGCGCAAATCGCTGGGCCGAGACCTATGAGCCGGCTCGGAAACCCATCAGCGCGATCGGCGAATATTTGAGCGAGAATCTCGCCGCGCCCAAGAACTTCGCCGAATATGTCACGCCCGGCGAGATCGATTCATGGGATCAGTTGAAGCCCGGCGAAGGCGCGATCGTTCGCAGCGGCTTGAGCAAGGTCGCCGCCTTCCGCAATGAAGACGGGAAACTCTTCCTGCGTTCAGCTGTCTGCTCTCACCTAGGCTGTCTCGTGCATTGGAACGCCTTCGAGCGATGCTGGGACTGCCCCTGTCATGGATCGCAATTTGCACCCGACGGCGAAGCGCTCAATGGCCCCGCTTTCGCGCCGCTCCATGAATACAAGCCTTGA
- a CDS encoding UPF0262 family protein yields MESNESKRLISVTLDENSIGRGSADQEHERAIAIYDLIEENSFALIGHQGGPYALLISLVDAKLVFKICDAEGVCLVTHILSLTPFRRILKDYFMICESYYAAIRHATPSRIEAIDMGRRGLHNEGAQLLLERLKGKIDTDQDTARRIFTLITALHWKG; encoded by the coding sequence GTGGAGTCAAACGAGTCGAAGCGGCTGATCTCCGTCACGCTCGACGAAAACTCGATCGGCCGCGGCTCGGCGGATCAGGAGCATGAGCGCGCCATCGCGATCTACGATCTCATCGAGGAAAACAGTTTCGCGCTGATTGGCCATCAAGGCGGACCTTATGCGCTGCTGATTTCGCTCGTCGACGCGAAACTGGTTTTTAAGATCTGCGACGCGGAGGGCGTCTGTCTCGTCACGCACATTCTCTCGCTGACGCCCTTCAGGCGCATTCTCAAAGATTATTTCATGATCTGCGAAAGCTATTACGCGGCGATCCGCCATGCGACCCCGAGCAGGATCGAGGCGATCGACATGGGGCGTCGCGGCCTCCATAACGAAGGCGCGCAGCTTCTCCTCGAACGCTTGAAAGGCAAGATCGACACGGATCAGGATACGGCGCGCCGCATCTTCACGCTGATCACGGCGCTGCACTGGAAGGGCTGA
- a CDS encoding low molecular weight phosphatase family protein, translating to MSNVARPQSILFACTLNTVRSPMAEAIARYYFGRETYFASAGLKRGAPDPFAIAAMDEIGVDISAHRPHTFEDLEDSNFDLIVTLSPEAHHKALEFTRTMAVDVVYWPTPDATAAQGSREAILDAYRDVRERLTGRIKDLLGHGPPLSE from the coding sequence GTGAGCAACGTGGCGCGCCCCCAATCCATTCTCTTCGCCTGCACGCTGAACACTGTCCGATCGCCGATGGCGGAGGCGATCGCGCGGTATTATTTCGGCCGCGAAACCTATTTCGCTTCCGCCGGTCTGAAGCGCGGGGCCCCCGACCCTTTCGCCATAGCGGCAATGGACGAGATCGGCGTCGACATTTCAGCGCATAGGCCGCACACGTTTGAAGATCTCGAAGATTCGAATTTCGATCTGATCGTGACGCTTTCCCCAGAGGCGCATCACAAGGCGCTCGAGTTTACGCGCACGATGGCCGTCGACGTCGTCTACTGGCCGACGCCCGACGCGACCGCCGCGCAGGGCTCGCGTGAGGCCATTCTCGACGCCTATCGCGACGTGCGCGAGCGGCTGACGGGGCGGATCAAGGATCTGCTCGGACACGGGCCGCCGCTGAGCGAGTGA
- a CDS encoding SDR family oxidoreductase produces the protein MKILLLGATGLIGSSILAKLLSAGHAVIAVSRGRANVRRQFPQAQWTSLDLRMAEAQKWAPLLEGVDAVVNCAGVLGESAADSTDAAHSRGPATLFAACEQAGVKRVVHFSAVGVDRQTPSEFSRSKAEGDAALKATALDWVILRPSVVVGRRAYGGSALFRGLAALPALPRFKDAGELQIVQLDDVVATALFFLAPSAPARVELEIVGPQRMTFNEVVAIYRKWLGWRPALLVDLPDWLIDGMYRLGDFLAWLGWRTPIRSIAKQEMVRGAIGDPTPWTNTTGLKPQPLEAALMAEPADVREKWFSRIYALKPLIFAVTALFWISTALVSFGPGWEIGLGLLYEGGLSGPIVPLAVIAGATSDLIIGIAIAFRRTSKIALLAALVLSFIYLILGTILVPRLWMEPLGPMLKIWSVMVLNIVSLAIVDDR, from the coding sequence ATGAAAATTCTTCTCCTGGGCGCGACGGGCCTTATCGGATCGAGCATCCTTGCCAAGCTCCTCTCGGCCGGGCACGCCGTGATCGCGGTTTCGCGCGGACGCGCGAATGTGAGACGGCAGTTTCCACAGGCGCAATGGACATCGCTCGACCTCAGAATGGCGGAGGCGCAGAAATGGGCGCCCCTTCTCGAGGGCGTCGACGCCGTCGTCAATTGCGCCGGCGTGCTTGGCGAAAGCGCCGCCGATTCCACCGACGCCGCGCATAGCCGAGGTCCGGCGACCCTGTTCGCCGCCTGCGAACAGGCTGGCGTCAAGCGGGTCGTTCACTTCTCCGCCGTCGGCGTCGATCGGCAGACGCCGAGCGAATTCTCGAGAAGCAAGGCGGAGGGCGACGCCGCCTTGAAAGCGACGGCGCTCGATTGGGTCATTCTTCGTCCCTCGGTCGTCGTCGGACGCCGCGCTTACGGCGGCAGCGCGTTGTTTCGCGGACTGGCGGCGTTGCCGGCGCTGCCACGCTTCAAGGATGCGGGAGAACTGCAGATCGTTCAGCTCGACGACGTCGTGGCGACCGCGCTCTTTTTCCTCGCGCCGTCGGCGCCCGCGCGTGTGGAGCTGGAGATCGTCGGTCCGCAGCGCATGACCTTCAACGAGGTCGTCGCGATCTACCGCAAATGGCTCGGATGGCGTCCCGCCCTGCTCGTCGACCTCCCCGACTGGCTGATCGACGGCATGTACCGCCTGGGAGATTTCCTCGCTTGGCTGGGCTGGCGCACGCCGATCCGCAGCATCGCAAAACAGGAAATGGTCCGCGGCGCCATCGGCGATCCCACGCCGTGGACAAACACGACGGGACTCAAGCCGCAGCCGCTTGAAGCGGCGCTTATGGCCGAGCCCGCCGACGTGCGCGAAAAATGGTTTTCGCGCATTTACGCGCTCAAGCCGCTCATTTTCGCCGTTACGGCGCTGTTCTGGATTTCGACCGCCTTGGTTTCCTTCGGGCCGGGATGGGAGATCGGGCTGGGGCTTTTGTACGAGGGCGGACTGTCGGGCCCAATCGTGCCGCTGGCCGTGATCGCGGGCGCCACATCCGATCTCATCATCGGGATAGCCATCGCCTTTCGCCGCACATCGAAAATTGCGCTCCTCGCCGCGCTTGTCCTATCCTTCATTTACCTGATCCTTGGCACCATACTCGTGCCGCGCCTCTGGATGGAGCCGCTCGGGCCGATGCTGAAGATCTGGTCTGTGATGGTGCTGAACATCGTTTCTCTGGCGATCGTCGACGACCGATGA
- a CDS encoding amidase, translated as MKDDLGALSVVLNRSTETAGRLSGASFVVKENIDVAGNVSTNGHPKWAATHAPAERDAPVVDRLLDAGARLVGRTQMDEMAYSLLGANPHYGTPINPAAQNRHPGGSSSGSAVAVAAGLVNFAIGTDTAGSCRAPAAFCGVFGFRASHGAVAMDGIIPLAPSFDAIGWFARDIGVMASVGEALLPANAENAELKEAVLLTDAFSGVGMDFASAAAGPVDALKTSGPWREATLGDDFFKTALGHFRNMQAFEAWASHGAWISANSPTFGKGVEQRFAYAAKITPDQKKAAEAFRDDARKKIDALLGSQGFLVSPTAPFRAPLLTESEETLDAKRYQMMRLFLIASFFGLPQISIPLPTTDAPVALSFIGRRGSDHALIALAQRFCAQMKKSL; from the coding sequence ATGAAGGACGATCTCGGCGCGCTGTCCGTCGTTCTCAACCGGAGCACGGAAACGGCGGGACGCCTGTCCGGCGCGAGCTTCGTCGTCAAGGAGAACATTGACGTCGCGGGAAACGTCTCGACCAACGGCCATCCGAAATGGGCGGCGACCCACGCCCCCGCCGAGCGCGATGCGCCCGTCGTCGACCGCCTGCTCGACGCGGGCGCGCGGCTCGTCGGCAGGACGCAAATGGACGAGATGGCCTATAGCCTGCTCGGCGCCAATCCGCATTACGGCACGCCGATCAATCCGGCCGCGCAAAATCGCCACCCCGGCGGCTCGTCTTCAGGCTCGGCGGTCGCCGTCGCCGCCGGCCTCGTCAATTTCGCCATCGGCACCGACACCGCCGGCTCCTGCCGCGCGCCGGCGGCCTTTTGCGGGGTGTTCGGCTTCCGCGCGTCGCATGGCGCGGTTGCGATGGATGGAATCATTCCGCTTGCGCCGTCCTTCGACGCCATCGGCTGGTTCGCCCGCGACATCGGCGTCATGGCCTCCGTCGGCGAGGCTTTACTGCCGGCAAACGCGGAGAACGCCGAGCTCAAAGAAGCCGTGCTGCTCACCGACGCCTTCTCGGGAGTCGGGATGGATTTCGCTTCGGCGGCGGCGGGTCCCGTCGACGCTCTGAAGACGTCCGGCCCCTGGCGCGAGGCGACGCTCGGCGACGACTTCTTCAAGACGGCGCTCGGACATTTCCGAAACATGCAGGCCTTCGAGGCCTGGGCCTCGCATGGCGCGTGGATTTCGGCGAACAGCCCGACTTTTGGCAAGGGCGTCGAGCAGCGTTTCGCCTATGCGGCGAAAATCACGCCTGACCAAAAGAAAGCCGCCGAAGCCTTCCGCGACGACGCGCGCAAGAAAATCGACGCGCTCCTCGGTTCGCAAGGCTTCCTCGTGTCGCCGACGGCGCCGTTTCGCGCGCCGCTGCTCACCGAAAGCGAGGAAACGCTCGACGCCAAGCGCTATCAGATGATGCGCCTGTTTCTCATCGCGAGCTTCTTTGGCCTTCCGCAGATCAGCATTCCCCTTCCGACGACCGATGCGCCGGTTGCGCTCTCTTTCATCGGCCGGCGCGGATCGGACCACGCGCTGATCGCCCTTGCGCAGCGCTTCTGCGCGCAGATGAAGAAGTCTCTTTAA